A genomic segment from Portunus trituberculatus isolate SZX2019 chromosome 14, ASM1759143v1, whole genome shotgun sequence encodes:
- the LOC123503394 gene encoding titin-like isoform X10: protein MFPHMYKVRPPKGSGIREPSKSEGPGSEPQWQGDSWRRPNRWDQSPQTPAQQSMPSTPQPVQSAEPQANLVRSDNPTPWRKSSQHRTWTPVQPATDSKQQQAVFFQPCSHRLHTQPCPFTGDMPYKKQANTNPPAKMSATVLRKRSTEPPLAPQNERVTRIRQGQTDQEENREARQPQRIRTRKVDNDLQNDRNSTDNNTKNMQEANDARPPIKRWRSRDETNSVKPRDDLTDRKNIFQRENSRDEERFRQEREKREELRNKRDELRRREQTEREKREEQRRKEQEKEQESTSSIDDIRKRHEKEREELRRLQEERDRQEAQMRQKPEMNEKAEKDKQTEVNNQNKPFLRKFSRPEPEEVLRKNSRPEPEERVRKPSQPEPERMIRKTSRPEPEEVLRKTSKPEPEMLRKTSQPEPEERVRKASQPEPERMLRKTSRPETEEVLRKNSKPEPEVLRKTSKPEPEGVVRKTSKPEPEEVVRKTSKPEPEGLLRKTSRPEPEGRLRKISRESEPVQRKTSQPESEKVVLRKVSGQETSEVPRKTSNQEPDKLCRKISTDQLKRNSKHEPEELLRKTSKQESDDEEPECLQDRVSRFGVQLRSRKPSNPPPPKGPVPSESEEDLALMNDKNKLSNIKNRWESKIQNENEQRDRKRSLTQKPSKMENETDRKESIIENKPESKDEKNETEKKKPNQNVQTAPGKQQTPGQKDTQSKEDLQVQKDPSNKPVMHPTDQKERNTQKLKDKGEIDPPPKVKQGLFFQDVKLKKAKTSVPEKSKPESKQFLEEVKLRKVETKPRAVHRVNSVVEFSDDEDDLLEEEEESEESDTESESDDSEEETDEDEETSEEESEEEEEEEEEEEKQPKIDNKAKKTEPPQPTPQTNTAFEEVPWWEEPSAEEDEPELIWDQSTDDMITQSNNALESPLPWWEQPQDDDGSNNAHQSPIPWWEQPQDTGSNNALESPVPWWEQPQDAREWSPGSPVFKKDVFESMKVKSQPPPPPPPPSSKKQKDDGSGPPPPPPMPGPPPPPPPQPGSHPKRPTSVAKKQKLDQLKKAARSRPDWNGLLRDIESGIKLRRLSSCDKMDRSTPMLPNSRGKGGKFVYESEKPMAHNQLLHEIHRGVKLRKVKTNDRSKPCFRALGVKKLRRQLTMENINKLESIPSSSDEEEDIDKMRDDLQATKGQLEDEIKNRKKLERESKIYKIDIAALQAEVKRLKRQLKSAGINDPKPMTNGEADEIVPKLEKSMSKLRMHEDEVLDFSELDTLETEINNLKGQVDSYKKQAEDYTNKYNEVNQKLLVAENSASEWELRSNYYEKKFKALQKEQCIELPDIEIVGVQTDPIDFTPPPPSSPTEDGDRRPFPMPSKSGSRRSFASSVHKMESFKEEEEDDDDDDEDDEEEEESEEESEESEEETEEEDEEKAAEKRAINAARRIERDIKLATNKLNNVKSKEERTREERKALRDRMTKCCHDMKTEREMYFKTKRELDEMASAFKASDDEDDSSEDEDDSDESDDSDEEEIPREKEEGEEWWLDDTTKKPIKLKKKKKRKLDANGEEEKDSEQLPDIQEPVWSESEQEESEADDEKNDSEKRLIKLKNRTQKHEQKHATLRKGVSALKTKLEQSEELLAAEKRRRQRLDEELHIMLAELS from the exons AGTGACAATCCAACTCCATGGAGGAAGAGTAGCCAACATAGG ACCTGGACTCCGGTTCAGCCAGCAACAGACAGCAAACAACAGCAA GCAGTATTCTTCCAACCTTGCAGCCACAGACTGCACACCCAGCCATGCCCTTTCACGGGAGACATGCcctacaaaaaa CAAGCAAACACAAATCCTCCAGCAAAAATGTCAGCCACAGTGCTCAGGAAAAGGAGCACTgaacctccacttgccccacaGAATGAACGTGTAACTAGGATCAGACAAGGTCAGACAGACCAGGAAGAGAACAGGGAAGCAAGGCAGCCACAGAGGATAAGAACACGGAAAGTAGACAATGATCTTCAGAATGACAGAAATTCTACAGATAACAATACAAAGAACATGCAGGAAGCCAACGATGCACGTCCACCTATTAAAAGATGGCGGAGCAGGGATGAAACAAATTCTGTGAAACCCAGGGATGAtttgacagacagaaaaaatatatttcagaGAGAAAACAGCCGAGATGAAGAGCGTTTCaggcaggaaagagaaaaaagggaagaactgagaaataaaagagatgaacttaggagaagagaacaaactgaaagagaaaagagagaggaacaacgacggaaggaacaggaaaaagaacaggaaagcaCAAGTTCAATAGATGATATACGCAAAAgacacgagaaagagagagaagaactaaGAAGattacaagaagaaagagacagacaggaagcaCAAATGAGACAGAAaccagaaatgaatgaaaaggctgagaaagacaaacaaacagaagttAACAATCAGAATAAGCCATTTTTAAGAAAATTTAGTAGACCTGAACCTGAAGAAGTGTTGAGGAAGAACAGTCGACCAGAGCCtgaagaaagagtgaggaagccaAGTCAACCTGAGCCTGAAcgaatgataagaaaaacaagccGCCCTGAGCCTGAAGAGGTGCTGAGAAAGACTAGCAAACCTGAGCCTGAAATGTTGAGGAAGACCAGTCAACCTGAACCtgaagaaagagtgaggaaggcAAGTCAACCAGAGCCTGAACGAATGCTGAGAAAGACAAGCCGACCTGAGACAGAAGAAGTGCTGAGAAAAAACAGTAAACCAGAGCCTGAGGTGTTGAGAAAGACCAGTAAACCAGAACCTGAAGGAGTAGTGAGGAAAACTAGCAAACCAGAGCCTGAAGAAGTGGTGAGAAAGACAAGTAAACCTGAACCAGAAGGATTACTAAGAAAAACTAGTCGGCCAGAACCAGAAGGAAGGCTGAGGAAAATTAGTAGAGAGTCTGAACCGGTACAAAGAAAGACTAGCCAACCTGAATCTGAGAAAGTAGTTTTACGAAAAGTTAGTGGCCAGGAAACATCAGAGGTCCCCAGAAAGACAAGCAATCAAGAACCTGACAAACTGTGTAGAAAAATTAGCACTGACCAGTTGAAGAGAAACAGTAAACATGAGCCTGAGGAATTACTGAGGAAGACAAGTAAGCAAGAGAGTGATGATGAAGAGCCAGAATGCTTGCAGGACAGAGTAAGTAGGTTTGGTGTACAGCTGAGATCCAGGAAGCCGtcaaacccaccaccacctaaagGACCCGTTCCCTCTGAAAGTGAAGAAGATCTGGCTCTCATGAATGACAAGAATAAGTTGTCTAATATCAAAAACAGATGGGAGTCAAAAATACAAAACGAAAATgaacagagagatagaaagcGAAGTTTGACCCAAAAACCcagtaaaatggaaaatgaaacagATAGGAAGGAGTCCATCATAGAAAACAAACCAGAAagtaaggatgaaaaaaatgaaacagagaagaagaaacccAATCAAAATGTCCAAACAGCTCCTGGAAAACAGCAAACACCAGGTCAAAAAGACACCCAGAGTAAAGAAGACTTGCAAGTTCAAAAGGATCCTTCAAATAAGCCAGTGATGCATCCTACAgatcagaaggaaagaaatacacaaaaactaAAGGATAAAGGTGAAATAGACCCTCCACCTAAAGTAAAACAAGGTCTATTTTTCCAAGATGTCAAATTAAAGAAGGCTAAAACAAGTGTCCCTGAAAAATCTAAACCAGAGAGCAAACAATTTCTCGAAGAAGTCAAATTACGGAAGGTTGAAACAAAACCACGTGCTGTTCACCGT gtaaATAGTGTAGTAGAGTTCTCAGATGATGAGGATGACctcttagaagaagaagaagaa AGTGAGGAATCTGATACAGAATCAGAGTCAGACGACTCAGAAGAGGAAACAGATGAAGACGAGGAAACATCAGAAGAagaatcagaggaggaggaggaggaggaggaggaggaggagaaacaaccaaaaatagataataaggcTAAGAAGACT GAACCACCACAGCCCACTCCTCAGACCAACACTGCT TTTGAGGAAGTTCCATGGTGGGAGGAGCCATCAGCTGAAGAG GATGAACCAGAGTTGATTTGGGACCAGTCTACAGATGACATGATCACTCAG TCTAACAATGCCCTGGAAAGTCCCCTTCCATGGTGGGAACAGCCTCAGGATGATGATGGG TCTAATAATGCTCACCAAAGTCCCATCCCATGGTGGGAACAGCCTCAGGACACAGGG TCTAACAATGCTTTGGAAAGTCCTGTTCCATGGTGGGAACAACCTCAGGATGCCAGG GAATGGAGTCCAGGTTCACCAGTTTTCAAGAAAGATGTGTTTGAGAGCATG AAGGTGAAATCCCAGCCaccaccccctccaccaccaccatcatctaaaaaacaaaaa GATGATGGTTCAGGACCTCCGCCACCTCCCCCAATGcctggaccaccaccaccaccacctccccagcCTGGGAGCCATCCAAAGAGGCCAACTTCTGTTGCCAAGAAACAAAAACTTGATCAACTTAAAAAGGCCGCCCGATCACGCCCTGACTGGAATGGACTACTGCGAGATATTGAG AGTGGTATTAAGCTTCGACGCTTGTCCTCCTGTGACAAAATGGACAGATCCACCCCGATGCTTCCAAACTCCAGAGGGAAAGGTGGCAAG TTTGTCTATGAATCGGAGAAGCCCATGGCCCACAATCAGCTGCTTCATGAAATCCATCGAGGTGTGAAGTTGCGTAAGGTCAAGACCAATGACAGGAGTAAGCCATGCTTCAGGGCTCTAG GTGTGAAGAAGCTTCGGCGTCAACTTACTATGGAAAATATCAACAAACTGGAAAGCATTCCGTCCTCctcagatgaggaagaagatattgataagatgaGGGACGACCTGCAGGCTACCAAAGGACAACTTGAAGATGAGattaagaatagaaagaaacttGAAAGAGAAAGCAAGATCTATAAAATTGACATAGCTGCATTACAAGCAGAAGTAAAAAGACTGAAAAGACAACTAAAAAGTGCAGGTATTAATGATCCAAAGCCAATGACTAATGGTGAAGCAGATGAAATTGTGCCAAAGTTAGAAAAATCTATGAGTAAGTTACGAATGCATGAAGATGAAGTTTTGGATTTCTCCGAGTTAGATACATTAGAGACTGAAATTAATAACCTTAAAGGTCAAGTAGATTCATACAAGAAACAAGCTGAGGACTATACAAACAAATACAATGAAGTTAACCAAAAGTTACTTGTGGCTGAAAATTCTGCTTCAGAATGGGAGCTCCGTAGCAActattatgaaaagaaatttaAGGCTCTGCAGAAGGAACAGTGTATTGAGCTCCCAGACATAGAAATTGTTGGTGTGCAGACAGATCCTATAGacttcactccaccaccaccttcatcaccaacAGAGGATGGTGATAGGAGACCTTTCCCCATGCCATCAAAATCAGGTTCCCGCAGAAGCTTTGCTTCATCAGTTCATAAAATGGAAAGcttcaaagaggaggaagaagatgatgatgacgatgatgaggatgatgaagaggaggaagaaagtgaggaggaatCTGAAGAAtctgaagaagaaacagaagaggaagatgaagagaaggcagcaGAAAAAAGAGCTATAAATGCTGcacgaagaatagaaagagacatCAAGCTGGCGACTAACAaacttaataatgtaaaatccaaagaagaaagaacacgagaggaaaggaaagcattAAGGGACAGAATGACAAAATGTTGTCATGACATGAAGACTGAGCGAGAAATGTACTTTAAGACTAAGAGAGAACTTGATGAAATGGCATCAGCTTTCAAAGCAtctgatgatgaagatgacagtagtgaagatgaagatgattcTGATGAATCAGATGATTCTGATGAGGAGGAAATTcctagagagaaagaagagggtgaAGAATGGTGGCTTGATGATACCACCAAAAAGCCAATAAaacttaagaagaaaaagaaaaggaaacttgatgccaatggagaagaggaaaaagattctGAACAATTGCCTGACATACAAGAACCTGTGTGGAGTGAATCTGAGCAAGAGGAGAGTGAGgcagatgatgaaaagaatgacagtgagaaaagattaataaaactTAAAAATAGAACACAAAAGCATGAGCAAAAACATGCCACTCTCAGGAAGGGTGTGAGTGCACTGAAGACTAAATTAGAACAATCTGAAGAGTTGCTTGCTGCAGAGAAGCGGAGACGCCAGAGATTGGATGAGGAACTTCACATTATGTTGGCTGAGTTATCATAG
- the LOC123503394 gene encoding trichohyalin-like isoform X18: protein MFPHMYKVRPPKGSGIREPSKSEGPGSEPQWQGDSWRRPNRWDQSPQTPAQQSMPSTPQPVQSAEPQANLVRDLSYIPYWDNDPPDQCPEGEPPVNSTMSVHAGDGDTLTGSDNPTPWRKSSQHRNESPVASQPQHKSTLTWTPVQPATDSKQQQTTWIMEAVFFQPCSHRLHTQPCPFTGDMPYKKQANTNPPAKMSATVLRKRSTEPPLAPQNERVTRIRQGQTDQEENREARQPQRIRTRKVDNDLQNDRNSTDNNTKNMQEANDARPPIKRWRSRDETNSVKPRDDLTDRKNIFQRENSRDEERFRQEREKREELRNKRDELRRREQTEREKREEQRRKEQEKEQESTSSIDDIRKRHEKEREELRRLQEERDRQEAQMRQKPEMNEKAEKDKQTEVNNQNKPFLRKFSRPEPEEVLRKNSRPEPEERVRKPSQPEPERMIRKTSRPEPEEVLRKTSKPEPEMLRKTSQPEPEERVRKASQPEPERMLRKTSRPETEEVLRKNSKPEPEVLRKTSKPEPEGVVRKTSKPEPEEVVRKTSKPEPEGLLRKTSRPEPEGRLRKISRESEPVQRKTSQPESEKVVLRKVSGQETSEVPRKTSNQEPDKLCRKISTDQLKRNSKHEPEELLRKTSKQESDDEEPECLQDRVSRFGVQLRSRKPSNPPPPKGPVPSESEEDLALMNDKNKLSNIKNRWESKIQNENEQRDRKRSLTQKPSKMENETDRKESIIENKPESKDEKNETEKKKPNQNVQTAPGKQQTPGQKDTQSKEDLQVQKDPSNKPVMHPTDQKERNTQKLKDKGEIDPPPKVKQGLFFQDVKLKKAKTSVPEKSKPESKQFLEEVKLRKVETKPRAVHRVNSVVEFSDDEDDLLEEEEEEPPQPTPQTNTAKVKSQPPPPPPPPSSKKQKDDGSGPPPPPPMPGPPPPPPPQPGSHPKRPTSVAKKQKLDQLKKAARSRPDWNGLLRDIESGIKLRRLSSCDKMDRSTPMLPNSRGKGGKFVYESEKPMAHNQLLHEIHRGVKLRKVKTNDRSKPCFRALGVKKLRRQLTMENINKLESIPSSSDEEEDIDKMRDDLQATKGQLEDEIKNRKKLERESKIYKIDIAALQAEVKRLKRQLKSAGINDPKPMTNGEADEIVPKLEKSMSKLRMHEDEVLDFSELDTLETEINNLKGQVDSYKKQAEDYTNKYNEVNQKLLVAENSASEWELRSNYYEKKFKALQKEQCIELPDIEIVGVQTDPIDFTPPPPSSPTEDGDRRPFPMPSKSGSRRSFASSVHKMESFKEEEEDDDDDDEDDEEEEESEEESEESEEETEEEDEEKAAEKRAINAARRIERDIKLATNKLNNVKSKEERTREERKALRDRMTKCCHDMKTEREMYFKTKRELDEMASAFKASDDEDDSSEDEDDSDESDDSDEEEIPREKEEGEEWWLDDTTKKPIKLKKKKKRKLDANGEEEKDSEQLPDIQEPVWSESEQEESEADDEKNDSEKRLIKLKNRTQKHEQKHATLRKGVSALKTKLEQSEELLAAEKRRRQRLDEELHIMLAELS from the exons AGTGACAATCCAACTCCATGGAGGAAGAGTAGCCAACATAGG AATGAAAGTCCTGTAGCTTCACAACCTCAACACAAATCAACTTTA ACCTGGACTCCGGTTCAGCCAGCAACAGACAGCAAACAACAGCAA ACTACATGGATTATGGAGGCAGTATTCTTCCAACCTTGCAGCCACAGACTGCACACCCAGCCATGCCCTTTCACGGGAGACATGCcctacaaaaaa CAAGCAAACACAAATCCTCCAGCAAAAATGTCAGCCACAGTGCTCAGGAAAAGGAGCACTgaacctccacttgccccacaGAATGAACGTGTAACTAGGATCAGACAAGGTCAGACAGACCAGGAAGAGAACAGGGAAGCAAGGCAGCCACAGAGGATAAGAACACGGAAAGTAGACAATGATCTTCAGAATGACAGAAATTCTACAGATAACAATACAAAGAACATGCAGGAAGCCAACGATGCACGTCCACCTATTAAAAGATGGCGGAGCAGGGATGAAACAAATTCTGTGAAACCCAGGGATGAtttgacagacagaaaaaatatatttcagaGAGAAAACAGCCGAGATGAAGAGCGTTTCaggcaggaaagagaaaaaagggaagaactgagaaataaaagagatgaacttaggagaagagaacaaactgaaagagaaaagagagaggaacaacgacggaaggaacaggaaaaagaacaggaaagcaCAAGTTCAATAGATGATATACGCAAAAgacacgagaaagagagagaagaactaaGAAGattacaagaagaaagagacagacaggaagcaCAAATGAGACAGAAaccagaaatgaatgaaaaggctgagaaagacaaacaaacagaagttAACAATCAGAATAAGCCATTTTTAAGAAAATTTAGTAGACCTGAACCTGAAGAAGTGTTGAGGAAGAACAGTCGACCAGAGCCtgaagaaagagtgaggaagccaAGTCAACCTGAGCCTGAAcgaatgataagaaaaacaagccGCCCTGAGCCTGAAGAGGTGCTGAGAAAGACTAGCAAACCTGAGCCTGAAATGTTGAGGAAGACCAGTCAACCTGAACCtgaagaaagagtgaggaaggcAAGTCAACCAGAGCCTGAACGAATGCTGAGAAAGACAAGCCGACCTGAGACAGAAGAAGTGCTGAGAAAAAACAGTAAACCAGAGCCTGAGGTGTTGAGAAAGACCAGTAAACCAGAACCTGAAGGAGTAGTGAGGAAAACTAGCAAACCAGAGCCTGAAGAAGTGGTGAGAAAGACAAGTAAACCTGAACCAGAAGGATTACTAAGAAAAACTAGTCGGCCAGAACCAGAAGGAAGGCTGAGGAAAATTAGTAGAGAGTCTGAACCGGTACAAAGAAAGACTAGCCAACCTGAATCTGAGAAAGTAGTTTTACGAAAAGTTAGTGGCCAGGAAACATCAGAGGTCCCCAGAAAGACAAGCAATCAAGAACCTGACAAACTGTGTAGAAAAATTAGCACTGACCAGTTGAAGAGAAACAGTAAACATGAGCCTGAGGAATTACTGAGGAAGACAAGTAAGCAAGAGAGTGATGATGAAGAGCCAGAATGCTTGCAGGACAGAGTAAGTAGGTTTGGTGTACAGCTGAGATCCAGGAAGCCGtcaaacccaccaccacctaaagGACCCGTTCCCTCTGAAAGTGAAGAAGATCTGGCTCTCATGAATGACAAGAATAAGTTGTCTAATATCAAAAACAGATGGGAGTCAAAAATACAAAACGAAAATgaacagagagatagaaagcGAAGTTTGACCCAAAAACCcagtaaaatggaaaatgaaacagATAGGAAGGAGTCCATCATAGAAAACAAACCAGAAagtaaggatgaaaaaaatgaaacagagaagaagaaacccAATCAAAATGTCCAAACAGCTCCTGGAAAACAGCAAACACCAGGTCAAAAAGACACCCAGAGTAAAGAAGACTTGCAAGTTCAAAAGGATCCTTCAAATAAGCCAGTGATGCATCCTACAgatcagaaggaaagaaatacacaaaaactaAAGGATAAAGGTGAAATAGACCCTCCACCTAAAGTAAAACAAGGTCTATTTTTCCAAGATGTCAAATTAAAGAAGGCTAAAACAAGTGTCCCTGAAAAATCTAAACCAGAGAGCAAACAATTTCTCGAAGAAGTCAAATTACGGAAGGTTGAAACAAAACCACGTGCTGTTCACCGT gtaaATAGTGTAGTAGAGTTCTCAGATGATGAGGATGACctcttagaagaagaagaagaa GAACCACCACAGCCCACTCCTCAGACCAACACTGCT AAGGTGAAATCCCAGCCaccaccccctccaccaccaccatcatctaaaaaacaaaaa GATGATGGTTCAGGACCTCCGCCACCTCCCCCAATGcctggaccaccaccaccaccacctccccagcCTGGGAGCCATCCAAAGAGGCCAACTTCTGTTGCCAAGAAACAAAAACTTGATCAACTTAAAAAGGCCGCCCGATCACGCCCTGACTGGAATGGACTACTGCGAGATATTGAG AGTGGTATTAAGCTTCGACGCTTGTCCTCCTGTGACAAAATGGACAGATCCACCCCGATGCTTCCAAACTCCAGAGGGAAAGGTGGCAAG TTTGTCTATGAATCGGAGAAGCCCATGGCCCACAATCAGCTGCTTCATGAAATCCATCGAGGTGTGAAGTTGCGTAAGGTCAAGACCAATGACAGGAGTAAGCCATGCTTCAGGGCTCTAG GTGTGAAGAAGCTTCGGCGTCAACTTACTATGGAAAATATCAACAAACTGGAAAGCATTCCGTCCTCctcagatgaggaagaagatattgataagatgaGGGACGACCTGCAGGCTACCAAAGGACAACTTGAAGATGAGattaagaatagaaagaaacttGAAAGAGAAAGCAAGATCTATAAAATTGACATAGCTGCATTACAAGCAGAAGTAAAAAGACTGAAAAGACAACTAAAAAGTGCAGGTATTAATGATCCAAAGCCAATGACTAATGGTGAAGCAGATGAAATTGTGCCAAAGTTAGAAAAATCTATGAGTAAGTTACGAATGCATGAAGATGAAGTTTTGGATTTCTCCGAGTTAGATACATTAGAGACTGAAATTAATAACCTTAAAGGTCAAGTAGATTCATACAAGAAACAAGCTGAGGACTATACAAACAAATACAATGAAGTTAACCAAAAGTTACTTGTGGCTGAAAATTCTGCTTCAGAATGGGAGCTCCGTAGCAActattatgaaaagaaatttaAGGCTCTGCAGAAGGAACAGTGTATTGAGCTCCCAGACATAGAAATTGTTGGTGTGCAGACAGATCCTATAGacttcactccaccaccaccttcatcaccaacAGAGGATGGTGATAGGAGACCTTTCCCCATGCCATCAAAATCAGGTTCCCGCAGAAGCTTTGCTTCATCAGTTCATAAAATGGAAAGcttcaaagaggaggaagaagatgatgatgacgatgatgaggatgatgaagaggaggaagaaagtgaggaggaatCTGAAGAAtctgaagaagaaacagaagaggaagatgaagagaaggcagcaGAAAAAAGAGCTATAAATGCTGcacgaagaatagaaagagacatCAAGCTGGCGACTAACAaacttaataatgtaaaatccaaagaagaaagaacacgagaggaaaggaaagcattAAGGGACAGAATGACAAAATGTTGTCATGACATGAAGACTGAGCGAGAAATGTACTTTAAGACTAAGAGAGAACTTGATGAAATGGCATCAGCTTTCAAAGCAtctgatgatgaagatgacagtagtgaagatgaagatgattcTGATGAATCAGATGATTCTGATGAGGAGGAAATTcctagagagaaagaagagggtgaAGAATGGTGGCTTGATGATACCACCAAAAAGCCAATAAaacttaagaagaaaaagaaaaggaaacttgatgccaatggagaagaggaaaaagattctGAACAATTGCCTGACATACAAGAACCTGTGTGGAGTGAATCTGAGCAAGAGGAGAGTGAGgcagatgatgaaaagaatgacagtgagaaaagattaataaaactTAAAAATAGAACACAAAAGCATGAGCAAAAACATGCCACTCTCAGGAAGGGTGTGAGTGCACTGAAGACTAAATTAGAACAATCTGAAGAGTTGCTTGCTGCAGAGAAGCGGAGACGCCAGAGATTGGATGAGGAACTTCACATTATGTTGGCTGAGTTATCATAG